In Dioscorea cayenensis subsp. rotundata cultivar TDr96_F1 chromosome 9, TDr96_F1_v2_PseudoChromosome.rev07_lg8_w22 25.fasta, whole genome shotgun sequence, a genomic segment contains:
- the LOC120269417 gene encoding very-long-chain aldehyde decarbonylase GL1-1-like: MMVAAPLSSWPWEHLGNYKYVLCAPLIGKAMHAWACTHHFQAHSWPLHVLTLLALRAIIYQLWCSFSSMLFLTRRRRVLTAGVDFSQIDSEWHWDNFLILQTLLASFAYLSFPSLSFLPFSNSKGFLFALLLHAFLSEPLFYFIHKCFHKGTLFSHYHSLHHSSKVPHPFTAGFATPLEHLVLSLVMAVPLVGVSLMGLGSVSLIFGYVLLFDFLRCLGHCNVEIFPHKLFKAFPLLRFLIYTPTYHSIHHMDKDSNFCLFMPLFDLLGGTLNPNSWQLQKEISSGKNDQVPDFVFLLHIVDITSSLHGPVVFRSFSSLPFTTKLAILPMWPCAFIAMLCMWAWAKTFPVSFYNLQGKLHQLWVVPRYGFQYFLPFAANGINKLIEQAILRADEIGVKVLSLAALNKNESLNGGGTLFVNKYPDLKVRIVHGNTLTAAVIINEIPKDVKEVFLTGATSKLGRAIALYLCRKKIKVLMLTLSTERFQKIKKEAPPEYQQYIVQVTKYQAAQHCKTWIVGKWLYPREQRWAPSGTHFHQFVVPPIFGFRKDCTYGKLAAIKLPKDVQGLGMCEYTLDRGIVHACHAGGVVHCLEGWTHHEVGAIDVDRIDIVWNAAMKHGLTPV, encoded by the exons ATGATGGTGGCTGCTCCCTTGTCTTCCTGGCCTTGGGAGCACCTTGGCAACTACAAG TACGTACTGTGCGCACCACTGATTGGCAAAGCCATGCATGCATGGGCATGCACACACCACTTCCAAGCTCACTCATGGCCACTCCACGTCCTCACTCTCCTCGCTCTCCGCGCCATCATCTACCAACTCTGGTGCTCCTTCTCCAGCATGCTTTTCCTCACTCGCCGCCGCCGTGTCCTCACCGCCGGCGTTGACTTCTCCCAAATCGACTCTGAGTGGCACTGGGACAACTTCCTTATCCTCCAAACTCTCCTTGCTTCCTTTGCCTACCTCTCCTTCCCTTCTCTTTCCTTTCTCCCATTCTCCAACTCCAAAGGCTTTCTCTTTGCTCTTCTTCTCCATGCCTTCCTTTCAGAACCTTTGTTCTATTTCATTCACAAGTGTTTCCATAAAGGCACTCTCTTTTCTCACTACCATTCCCTTCATCACTCCTCCAAGGTACCCCATCCTTTCACAG CTGGGTTTGCAACTCCATTGGAGCACCTTGTGCTGAGTTTGGTCATGGCTGTGCCTCTTGTAGGGGTGTCCTTAATGGGACTTGGCTCTGTGTCCTTGATTTTTGGCTATGTGTTGCTCTTTGATTTTTTAAGGTGTTTGGGACATTGCAATGTGGAGATTTTCCCTCATAAACTCTTCAAGGCTTTTCCCCTCCTCAGATTCCTCATCTACACTCCTAC ATACCACAGCATTCATCACATGGACAAAGACTCAAATTTCTGCCTTTTCATGCCACTCTTTGATCTTTTGGGtggaactctaaaccctaattcATGGCAACTGCAGAAGGAAATCAGCTCAG GGAAAAATGATCAAGTTCCTGACTTTGTATTCCTACTGCATATCGTCGATATAACATCATCTCTTCATGGACCGGTTGTTTTCCGTTCATTCAGTTCACTTCCATTCACAACTAAACTTGCCATCTTGCCAATGTGGCCGTGTGCGTTTATCGCCATGCTCTGCATGTGGGCTTGGGCGAAGACATTCCCCGTCTCATTTTACAATCTCCAGGGAAAATTGCATCAATTGTGGGTGGTTCCTAGATATGGTTTTCAG TATTTCTTGCCATTTGCCGCCAATGGTATCAATAAACTGATTGAACAAGCCATCTTGAGAGCCGATGAGATCGGCGTCAAAGTCCTCAGCCTTGCAGCATTGAACAAG aaTGAATCACTTAATGGTGGTGGGACATTGTTTGTGAACAAGTACCCGGATTTAAAAGTTCGAATCGTCCATGGAAACACTTTAACAGCAGCGGTGATCATTAATGAGATTCCTAAGGATGTGAAGGAGGTGTTCTTGACAGGAGCTACCTCCAAGCTTGGCAGAGCCATTGCATTGTATCTATGCAGGAAGAAAATCAAAGTTTTG ATGTTAACACTTTCAACTGAGAGATTTCAAAAGATCAAAAAGGAAGCACCACCAGAATACCAACAGTATATTGTTCAAGTGACCAAGTATCAAGCTGCGCAGCATTGCAAG ACATGGATTGTTGGTAAGTGGTTGTATCCTCGGGAACAACGGTGGGCACCGTCGGGCACTCATTTTCACCAGTTCGTCGTTCCACCTATATTCGGGTTCAGGAAGGACTGCACTTATGGGAAATTAGCTGCAATTAAGCTGCCTAAAGATGTTCAAGGACTCGGAATGTGTGAG TATACACTTGACCGAGGAATTGTACATGCGTGTCACGCCGGAGGCGTGGTGCATTGTCTGGAAGGATGGACA